A genomic window from Salvia hispanica cultivar TCC Black 2014 chromosome 5, UniMelb_Shisp_WGS_1.0, whole genome shotgun sequence includes:
- the LOC125188421 gene encoding two-component response regulator-like APRR1 isoform X3: protein MQYCASLQSVALVLHSGNFLNRICMTAVKSPRQVIDALNAEGPDIDIILSEVDLPMSKGLKMLKYIMRDKELRRIPVIMMSAQDEVPLVVKCLKFGAADYLVKPLRTNELLNLWTHMWRRRRMLGLVEKNIISYDFDLVVSDHSDDANTNSTTLFSDDTDDKSRKSTNPEMCVSTHQEDEIDTTTTAPIATVDEARRECQPDVPGISDRRTYEMRIGQILPFLRKNEFKIGESSAFFTYVKSSISKSTNHGSSSVPENTAQHVSFVENHILNGEVGFSIEAEKTILNGEVDLSVQREKTHETLENQLPPDEQPSSSSAPESFIMDRSCTPPKSLDISQQRNSKEFSQEHMHLGNDSPNDVTGSYPYPYYMSGVANQVPMSSASMYPKINHDISNRANSALIPQYNHVPQCPPHIPGMASYPYYPYGICLQPGQMPSPHPWPSFGNSTSSEVKLSKVDRREAALLKFRQKRKERCFDKKIRYVNRKKLAERRPRVRGQFVRKVNGVDVDLNGQPEDDEEEGEEYDEDDQTANMELSHEDGVSMCQ from the exons ATGCAGTACTGCGCATCTCTACAATCGGTTGCTTTAGTACTACATTCTGGAAATTTTCTGAATCGTATCTGCA TGACTGCTGTAAAGTCACCAAGACAGGTGATTGATGCACTGAATGCAGAGGGGCCTGATATAGATATTATTCTTTCTGAGGTAGACCTTCCAATGTCTAAAGGActgaaaatgttaaaatatattatgagGGACAAAGAGTTGAGACGAATTCCTGTGATAA TGATGTCAGCTCAAGATGAGGTTCCCCTTGTTGTCAAGTGCCTGAAATTTGGAGCAGCTGACTATCTAGTGAAGCCATTACGTACAAATGAGCTGTTGAACTTGTGGACTCATATgtggagaagaaggagaatG CTTGGACTTGTGGAGAAGAACATCATAAGTTATGATTTTGATCTGGTGGTTTCAGACCACAGTGATGATGCTAACACCAATAGCACTACCTTATTTTCGGATGACACAGATGACAAGTCCCGAAAGAGTACTAACCCAGAGATGTGTGTCTCAACTCACCAAGAAGATGAG ATAGATACCACCACAACTGCTCCTATAGCTACTGTAGATGAGGCTCGGCGGGAGTGTCAGCCTGATGTGCCAGGAATAAGTGACAGGCGTACATATGAAATGAGGATAG GAcaaattttaccttttttaaGGAAGAATGAATTCAAGATAGGTGAATCATCTGCTTTCTTCACCTATGTCAAATCCAGCATATCCAAAAGCACAAACCATGGGTCTTCTTCTGTTCCTGAAAATACAGCTCAGCATGTGAGCTTTGTGGAGAATCACATACTGAATGGTGAAGTGGGTTTTAGCATCGAAGCAGAAAAGACCATACTGAATGGTGAAGTGGATTTGAGCGTCCAACGAGAAAAAACTCATGAGACCCTCGAAAACCAGTTGCCGCCAGATGAACAACCAAGCAGTAGTAGTGCTCCTGAATCGTTTATTATGGACAGGTCATGCACTCCTCCTAAATCACTGGATATATCTCAACAGAGGAACTCAAAGGAGTTCTCTCAGGAGCATATGCATTTAGGAAATGATTCTCCTAATGATGTGACTGGATCTTACCCATATCCTTATTACATGTCTGGAGTAGCAAATCAAGTGCCCATGTCATCAGCATCTATGTATCCTAAGATCAACCACGATATAAGCAACCGTGCTAATTCTGCTTTGATTCCTCAGTACAATCATGTTCCACAATGTCCTCCTCACATCCCTGGAATGGCATCTTATCCTTACTACCCGTATGGTATATGCTTACAACCAGGTCAAATGCCTAGTCCACATCCATGGCCATCATTTGGAAATTCTACGTCCAGTGAAGTGAAGTTAAGTAAAGTTGACCGTAGAGAGGCGGCACTGTTGAAGTTTAGGCAGAAACGGAAGGAAAGATGCTTCGACAAGAAGATCAGGTATGTGAATAGGAAAAAACTAGCAGAGCGTAGACCTCGTGTAAGGGGCCAGTTTGTGAGGAAGGTGAATGGTGTTGACGTGGATCTTAATGGCCAACCTGAAGATGATGAGGAAGAAGGGGAAGAATATGATGAGGATGATCAAACTGCTAATATGGAACTTTCACACGAGGATGGTGTGTCCATGTGCCAATAA
- the LOC125191287 gene encoding photosynthetic NDH subunit of subcomplex B 4, chloroplastic encodes MAETLTSLTLLQPCIKQSSLQTTKAEFSSLSKPVKQCSSSRFHKIEGGRRRCLVRANALPDWPLMAVMVEHAEGQRDLITHKSIWHLSDQAIKNVYTFYIMFTVWGCCFFGSTKDPFYDSEGYRGDGGDGTGHWIYEKQEDIEESARAELWKEELIEEIEQKVGGLRELEEAGKK; translated from the exons ATGGCTGAAACACTCACTTCCCTAACACTTCTGCAGCCTTGCATCAAACAGAGTTCTCTTCAAACAACGAAGGCCGAATTCAGCTCACTTTCTAAACCA GTTAAGCAATGCTCAAGTTCAAGGTTTCACAag ATTGAAGGTGGGAGAAGAAGGTGCTTAGTTCGAGCAAACGCGTTGCCCGACTGGCCGTTGATGGCTGTTATGGTTGAACACGCGGAAGGACAAAGAGATCTCATCACCCACAAGTCTATTTGGCATCTCAGCGATCAAGCCATTAAGAATGTTT ATACCTTCTACATAATGTTCACTGTGTGGGGGTGCTGTTTCTTTGGCTCCACTAAG GATCCATTCTACGATTCAGAAGGATACAGAGGTGATGGAGGAGATGGAACTGGCCATTGGATTTATGAGAAG CAAGAAGATATAGAGGAATCTGCAAGAGCAGAGCTGTGGAAGGAAGAGTTGATTGAAGAGATCGAACAAAAGGTTGGTGGTTTAAGAGAATTGGAAGAAGCTGGCAAGAAATAA
- the LOC125188421 gene encoding two-component response regulator-like APRR1 isoform X1, producing MEKSEMGKTGDGFIDRSKVRILLCDNDVKSSEEVFTLLCKCSYQVTAVKSPRQVIDALNAEGPDIDIILSEVDLPMSKGLKMLKYIMRDKELRRIPVIMMSAQDEVPLVVKCLKFGAADYLVKPLRTNELLNLWTHMWRRRRMLGLVEKNIISYDFDLVVSDHSDDANTNSTTLFSDDTDDKSRKSTNPEMCVSTHQEDEIDTTTTAPIATVDEARRECQPDVPGISDRRTYEMRIGQILPFLRKNEFKIGESSAFFTYVKSSISKSTNHGSSSVPENTAQHVSFVENHILNGEVGFSIEAEKTILNGEVDLSVQREKTHETLENQLPPDEQPSSSSAPESFIMDRSCTPPKSLDISQQRNSKEFSQEHMHLGNDSPNDVTGSYPYPYYMSGVANQVPMSSASMYPKINHDISNRANSALIPQYNHVPQCPPHIPGMASYPYYPYGICLQPGQMPSPHPWPSFGNSTSSEVKLSKVDRREAALLKFRQKRKERCFDKKIRYVNRKKLAERRPRVRGQFVRKVNGVDVDLNGQPEDDEEEGEEYDEDDQTANMELSHEDGVSMCQ from the exons ATGGAGAAGAGTGAGATGGGGAAGACCGGGGATGGGTTTATTGATCGGAGTAAAGTGAGGATTTTGTTGTGTGATAATGATGTGAAAAGTTCTGAGGAGGTTTTTACACTTTTGTGTAAATGTTCTTATCAAG TGACTGCTGTAAAGTCACCAAGACAGGTGATTGATGCACTGAATGCAGAGGGGCCTGATATAGATATTATTCTTTCTGAGGTAGACCTTCCAATGTCTAAAGGActgaaaatgttaaaatatattatgagGGACAAAGAGTTGAGACGAATTCCTGTGATAA TGATGTCAGCTCAAGATGAGGTTCCCCTTGTTGTCAAGTGCCTGAAATTTGGAGCAGCTGACTATCTAGTGAAGCCATTACGTACAAATGAGCTGTTGAACTTGTGGACTCATATgtggagaagaaggagaatG CTTGGACTTGTGGAGAAGAACATCATAAGTTATGATTTTGATCTGGTGGTTTCAGACCACAGTGATGATGCTAACACCAATAGCACTACCTTATTTTCGGATGACACAGATGACAAGTCCCGAAAGAGTACTAACCCAGAGATGTGTGTCTCAACTCACCAAGAAGATGAG ATAGATACCACCACAACTGCTCCTATAGCTACTGTAGATGAGGCTCGGCGGGAGTGTCAGCCTGATGTGCCAGGAATAAGTGACAGGCGTACATATGAAATGAGGATAG GAcaaattttaccttttttaaGGAAGAATGAATTCAAGATAGGTGAATCATCTGCTTTCTTCACCTATGTCAAATCCAGCATATCCAAAAGCACAAACCATGGGTCTTCTTCTGTTCCTGAAAATACAGCTCAGCATGTGAGCTTTGTGGAGAATCACATACTGAATGGTGAAGTGGGTTTTAGCATCGAAGCAGAAAAGACCATACTGAATGGTGAAGTGGATTTGAGCGTCCAACGAGAAAAAACTCATGAGACCCTCGAAAACCAGTTGCCGCCAGATGAACAACCAAGCAGTAGTAGTGCTCCTGAATCGTTTATTATGGACAGGTCATGCACTCCTCCTAAATCACTGGATATATCTCAACAGAGGAACTCAAAGGAGTTCTCTCAGGAGCATATGCATTTAGGAAATGATTCTCCTAATGATGTGACTGGATCTTACCCATATCCTTATTACATGTCTGGAGTAGCAAATCAAGTGCCCATGTCATCAGCATCTATGTATCCTAAGATCAACCACGATATAAGCAACCGTGCTAATTCTGCTTTGATTCCTCAGTACAATCATGTTCCACAATGTCCTCCTCACATCCCTGGAATGGCATCTTATCCTTACTACCCGTATGGTATATGCTTACAACCAGGTCAAATGCCTAGTCCACATCCATGGCCATCATTTGGAAATTCTACGTCCAGTGAAGTGAAGTTAAGTAAAGTTGACCGTAGAGAGGCGGCACTGTTGAAGTTTAGGCAGAAACGGAAGGAAAGATGCTTCGACAAGAAGATCAGGTATGTGAATAGGAAAAAACTAGCAGAGCGTAGACCTCGTGTAAGGGGCCAGTTTGTGAGGAAGGTGAATGGTGTTGACGTGGATCTTAATGGCCAACCTGAAGATGATGAGGAAGAAGGGGAAGAATATGATGAGGATGATCAAACTGCTAATATGGAACTTTCACACGAGGATGGTGTGTCCATGTGCCAATAA
- the LOC125191286 gene encoding pentatricopeptide repeat-containing protein At5g66520-like, with protein MIAEESLPPTLRPLQQHLFYLLHNCCKSIKHLAQIHAHITTNGFTHKNFLLVKLLALYTTFNNFPIAHQLFDQMPSPSSALWNQIIRGYQLNGSPRRSVELFNDMGRRSSPPPDEHTYTFVVNGCAKGGLLGEGMQVHGKVLKSGFSSNLYVQSSLVDFYVKNGGGGTEGVGKAKKVFDEMSLRSIVTWNSLLLGSFRCGDVNGAMAIFDDMPERNVVSWTTMIAGCAQNGRSKEALALFREMQRENVEFDQVTLVAVLSACAELGDLHLGKWIHSYVFEHFTYSKKPVLVTLKNSLVYMYASCGEIDAAFAVFKGMEQRTAVSWTSMITGFAKHGYGNEALAVFEWMQNARSRDARPDEITFLGVLCACSHAGYVDKGRHYFKSMVEDWGIKPRIEHFGCMVDLLSRAGLLDEAHEIVRSMPMKPNDVVWGALLGGCRIHKSVELASDVTELLTEGLEADKAAGYFVLLSNVYAAAEKWEDVVAVRRKMLEEKTRKPPGRSWIQIEGSVYEFMAGDRSHEMASLIYDVLDDITREARSHGYITFCDG; from the coding sequence ATGATTGCTGAAGAAAGCCTCCCACCGACCTTAAGGCCACTGCAACAGCACCTCTTTTACCTGCTGCACAACTGCTGCAAATCGATCAAACATCTCGCTCAAATCCATGCGCACATCACCACCAATGGATTCACCCACAAAAACTTCCTTCTCGTCAAGTTATTGGCCCTCTACACAACCTTCAACAATTTCCCAATCGCCCACCAACTGTTCGACCAAATGCCGAGCCCCAGTTCCGCGCTCTGGAACCAAATCATCCGCGGCTATCAGCTTAATGGAAGCCCCCGTAGGTCGGTGGAGCTTTTCAACGACATGGGGCGGCGTTCTTCACCGCCACCCGATGAGCACACCTATACATTTGTTGTGAACGGCTGCGCGAAAGGGGGACTGCTGGGGGAGGGAATGCAGGTGCACGGGAAGGTGTTGAAGAGCGGATTTAGCTCGAATCTATACGTTCAGAGCAGTTTGGTTGATTTTTATGTCAAGAATGGTGGAGGAGGAACAGAGGGAGTTGGTAAAGCAAAGAAAGTATTCGATGAAATGTCTCTAAGGAGCATTGTCACTTGGAATTCCTTGCTTTTGGGGAGTTTTAGGTGTGGAGATGTCAATGGGGCGATGGCGATCTTTGATGATATGCCAGAGAGGAATGTGGTATCGTGGACTACAATGATTGCTGGATGCGCGCAAAATGGGAGATCAAAGGAAGCCTTAGCATTATTCCGCGAGATGCAGAGGGAAAATGTTGAGTTTGATCAGGTGACTTTGGTTGCAGTGCTCTCTGCTTGTGCTGAATTGGGTGATCTTCATTTAGGGAAATGGATTCACTCTTATGTTTTCGAGCATTTCACTTACTCCAAGAAGCCAGTTCTTGTCACATTGAAGAATTCATTGGTTTATATGTATGCAAGCTGTGGTGAAATCGATGCAGCATTTGCTGTTTTCAAAGGGATGGAGCAGAGGACGGCCGTTTCTTGGACTAGTATGATCACTGGCTTTGCTAAACACGGTTATGGCAATGAGGCTCTCGCAGTGTTTGAATGGATGCAGAACGCTCGGTCTAGAGATGCTAGGCCAGATGAGATCACGTTCCTAGGTGTCTTATGTGCCTGCAGCCATGCTGGCTATGTCGACAAGGGGCGCCATTACTTCAAGAGCATGGTCGAAGACTGGGGGATCAAGCCAAGGATCGAGCACTTCGGGTGCATGGTTGATCTGCTAAGCCGTGCTGGATTGCTTGATGAGGCTCATGAGATAGTGAGGTCCATGCCTATGAAGCCTAATGACGTCGTGTGGGGCGCCCTTCTTGGAGGTTGCCGGATACACAAGAGTGTCGAGCTTGCCTCTGATGTGACAGAGCTGCTGACCGAGGGGCTTGAAGCGGATAAGGCAGCTGGATACTTTGTGCTGCTTTCGAATGTGTATGCTGCGGCTGAGAAGTGGGAGGATGTGGTGGCCGTGAGGAGGAAAATGCTCGAAGAGAAAACAAGGAAGCCTCCCGGGCGGAGCTGGATTCAGATTGAAGGGAGTGTGTATGAGTTTATGGCTGGCGATAGATCTCATGAGATGGCTAGTTTGATATATGATGTTCTTGATGATATCACTAGGGAAGCTAGGTCTCATGGGTATATTACATTTTGTGATGGTTAG
- the LOC125188421 gene encoding two-component response regulator-like APRR1 isoform X2, translating into MEKSEMGKTGDGFIDRSKVRILLCDNDVKSSEEVFTLLCKCSYQVTAVKSPRQVIDALNAEGPDIDIILSEVDLPMSKGLKMLKYIMRDKELRRIPVITQDEVPLVVKCLKFGAADYLVKPLRTNELLNLWTHMWRRRRMLGLVEKNIISYDFDLVVSDHSDDANTNSTTLFSDDTDDKSRKSTNPEMCVSTHQEDEIDTTTTAPIATVDEARRECQPDVPGISDRRTYEMRIGQILPFLRKNEFKIGESSAFFTYVKSSISKSTNHGSSSVPENTAQHVSFVENHILNGEVGFSIEAEKTILNGEVDLSVQREKTHETLENQLPPDEQPSSSSAPESFIMDRSCTPPKSLDISQQRNSKEFSQEHMHLGNDSPNDVTGSYPYPYYMSGVANQVPMSSASMYPKINHDISNRANSALIPQYNHVPQCPPHIPGMASYPYYPYGICLQPGQMPSPHPWPSFGNSTSSEVKLSKVDRREAALLKFRQKRKERCFDKKIRYVNRKKLAERRPRVRGQFVRKVNGVDVDLNGQPEDDEEEGEEYDEDDQTANMELSHEDGVSMCQ; encoded by the exons ATGGAGAAGAGTGAGATGGGGAAGACCGGGGATGGGTTTATTGATCGGAGTAAAGTGAGGATTTTGTTGTGTGATAATGATGTGAAAAGTTCTGAGGAGGTTTTTACACTTTTGTGTAAATGTTCTTATCAAG TGACTGCTGTAAAGTCACCAAGACAGGTGATTGATGCACTGAATGCAGAGGGGCCTGATATAGATATTATTCTTTCTGAGGTAGACCTTCCAATGTCTAAAGGActgaaaatgttaaaatatattatgagGGACAAAGAGTTGAGACGAATTCCTGTGATAA CTCAAGATGAGGTTCCCCTTGTTGTCAAGTGCCTGAAATTTGGAGCAGCTGACTATCTAGTGAAGCCATTACGTACAAATGAGCTGTTGAACTTGTGGACTCATATgtggagaagaaggagaatG CTTGGACTTGTGGAGAAGAACATCATAAGTTATGATTTTGATCTGGTGGTTTCAGACCACAGTGATGATGCTAACACCAATAGCACTACCTTATTTTCGGATGACACAGATGACAAGTCCCGAAAGAGTACTAACCCAGAGATGTGTGTCTCAACTCACCAAGAAGATGAG ATAGATACCACCACAACTGCTCCTATAGCTACTGTAGATGAGGCTCGGCGGGAGTGTCAGCCTGATGTGCCAGGAATAAGTGACAGGCGTACATATGAAATGAGGATAG GAcaaattttaccttttttaaGGAAGAATGAATTCAAGATAGGTGAATCATCTGCTTTCTTCACCTATGTCAAATCCAGCATATCCAAAAGCACAAACCATGGGTCTTCTTCTGTTCCTGAAAATACAGCTCAGCATGTGAGCTTTGTGGAGAATCACATACTGAATGGTGAAGTGGGTTTTAGCATCGAAGCAGAAAAGACCATACTGAATGGTGAAGTGGATTTGAGCGTCCAACGAGAAAAAACTCATGAGACCCTCGAAAACCAGTTGCCGCCAGATGAACAACCAAGCAGTAGTAGTGCTCCTGAATCGTTTATTATGGACAGGTCATGCACTCCTCCTAAATCACTGGATATATCTCAACAGAGGAACTCAAAGGAGTTCTCTCAGGAGCATATGCATTTAGGAAATGATTCTCCTAATGATGTGACTGGATCTTACCCATATCCTTATTACATGTCTGGAGTAGCAAATCAAGTGCCCATGTCATCAGCATCTATGTATCCTAAGATCAACCACGATATAAGCAACCGTGCTAATTCTGCTTTGATTCCTCAGTACAATCATGTTCCACAATGTCCTCCTCACATCCCTGGAATGGCATCTTATCCTTACTACCCGTATGGTATATGCTTACAACCAGGTCAAATGCCTAGTCCACATCCATGGCCATCATTTGGAAATTCTACGTCCAGTGAAGTGAAGTTAAGTAAAGTTGACCGTAGAGAGGCGGCACTGTTGAAGTTTAGGCAGAAACGGAAGGAAAGATGCTTCGACAAGAAGATCAGGTATGTGAATAGGAAAAAACTAGCAGAGCGTAGACCTCGTGTAAGGGGCCAGTTTGTGAGGAAGGTGAATGGTGTTGACGTGGATCTTAATGGCCAACCTGAAGATGATGAGGAAGAAGGGGAAGAATATGATGAGGATGATCAAACTGCTAATATGGAACTTTCACACGAGGATGGTGTGTCCATGTGCCAATAA
- the LOC125191105 gene encoding NAC domain-containing protein 92-like — MLTSPINFEFGDYGDNHHIDMPAGFRFHPSDEELITHYLSKKALNPLFSCYAITDVDINKVEPWDLPWKAKTGEKEWYFFCVRDLKYPTGMRANRATPAGYWKATGKDREILRGEKVVGMKKTLVFYQGRAPKGVKSNWVAHEFRLDESFKLPACAKTEFVISRVFQKAKGGKKVNISEMTRAPAMADSMKPEPGKEHVHCFSNNSSNNPILPNNGEFSSLLPKSEFALGQSDDGFTFPDFYSSGDYYSFCDGL, encoded by the exons ATGTTGACATCACCGATTAATTTCGAATTTGGAGATTACGGCGACAATCATCACATAGACATGCCTGCTGGTTTCCGATTCCATCCCAGCGACGAAGAGCTCATCACTCACTACTTGTCGAAGAAGGCTCTGAATCCTCTCTTCTCCTGCTACGCAATTACCGACGTCGACATTAACAAAGTCGAGCCGTGGGACCTGCCTT GGAAAGCGAAAACGGGGGAGAAGGAATGGTACTTCTTCTGCGTTAGAGATTTGAAGTACCCGACCGGGATGCGGGCGAACCGAGCCACCCCCGCCGGCTACTGGAAAGCCACCGGAAAAGACCGGGAAATTCTCCGAGGAGAAAAGGTGGTCGGGATGAAGAAAACCTTGGTTTTCTACCAGGGGAGAGCCCCTAAGGGGGTGAAGTCAAACTGGGTCGCGCACGAGTTCCGATTGGACGAGAGCTTCAAGCTACCCGCGTGCGCCAAG ACTGAATTTGTGATCAGCAGAGTGTTTCAGAAGGCAAAGGGAGGGAAGAAAGTCAACATTTCCGAGATGACGAGAGCTCCAGCAATGGCCGATTCGATGAAGCCCGAACCGGGGAAGGAGCACGTGCACTGCTTCTCCAACAACAGCAGCAACAATCCCATTCTCCCAAATAATGGGgaattttcttcattgttgCCCAAATCTGAGTTTGCACTTGGCCAAAGTGATGATGGCTTCACCTTCCCTGATTTCTATTCCTCGGGAGATTACTACTCCTTTTGTGATGGTCTAtga
- the LOC125191053 gene encoding thioredoxin-like 1-2, chloroplastic, with amino-acid sequence MSCLPAGGFSVSGSSSLIVNNREKGSPPPRASSSIGGLQFRSPNSKEIWGNTLDFPDQRGFSNLSNKAPNLDPVYAQGATISFGKTQKWWEKSLQPNMIEIDSAQELVEHLRNAGDRLVVLNFFSPGCGGCKALHPKICQLAESNPNTTFLTVNYEEHKPMCYALHVHVLPFFRFYRGADGKVCSFSCTNATIKKFKDALAKHGTDRCSLGPTKGLEEKELVALASVDLIPKDLVPLSLPKEEKVHELVGAAKSSSFSRDENKVELKEGNAMVAA; translated from the exons ATGTCGTGTCTACCAGCCGGCGGCTTCTCTGTTTCTGGGTCGAGCAGTTTGATCGTCAACAATCGAGAAAAGGGTTCTCCTCCTCCTAGGGCTAGCTCTTCAATTGGGGGTTTGCAGTTTAGGAGCCCTAATTCCAAGGAGATTTGGGGAAACACTCTCGATTTCCCAGATCAGAGAGGTTTCAGCAATTTGAGCAACAAAGCCCCAAATTTGGACCCTGTTTAT GCACAAGGAGCTACTATTTCATTTGGgaaaactcaaaaatggtgGGAGAAATCTCTGCAGCCAAACATGATTGAGATCGATTCAGCTCAGGAATTGGTTGAGCATTTGAGAAATGCTGGTGATAGATTGGTTGTTCTTAACTTCTTCTCTCCTGGTTGTGGAGGCTGTAAAGCTTTGCATCCCAAG ATCTGTCAGCTTGCTGAATCAAACCCTAATACCACTTTTCTCACTGTAAATTATGAAGAACACAAGCCCATGTGCTATGCCCTCCACGTTCATGTATTGCCCTTCTTCAGATTTTATAGAGGTGCAGATGGCAAAGTCTGCAGCTTCAGCTGCACCAATGCAACC ATCAAGAAATTCAAGGATGCATTGGCGAAGCATGGAACGGATCGATGCTCCCTCGGCCCGACTAAGGGTTTGGAGGAGAAGGAGCTCGTGGCATTGGCATCGGTCGATCTTATACCGAAAGACTTGGTGCCACTCTCATTGCCGAAGGAGGAGAAGGTGCACGAGTTGGTTGGAGCTGCGAAATCGAGCTCATTTAGCAGAGATGAGAACAAGGTTGAGCTTAAGGAGGGCAATGCCATGGTTGCTGCTTAG
- the LOC125186830 gene encoding chlorophyll a-b binding protein 4, chloroplastic-like, with translation MAAATTQASIAILRPCSSKTRFLTGSSGKLNRELSIRPAVSSYNSSLKVEAKKGEWLPGLPSPTYLDGSLAGDNGFDPLGLAEDPENLRWFVQAELVNGRWAMLGVAGMLLPEVLTSAGLINAPKWYDAGKAEYFASSSTLFVIEFILFHYVEIRRWQDIKNPGSVNQDPIFKSYSLPPNEVGYPGGIFNPLNFAPTLEAKEKEVANGRLAMLAFLGFIIQHNVTGKGPFDNLLQHLSDPWHNTIIQTFN, from the exons atggccGCAGCCACTACACAAGCCTCCATCGCCATTCTCCGGCCGTGCTCATCCAAAACCCGGTTCTTAACTGGCTCATCCGGAAAATTGAACCGGGAATTGTCTATTAGGCCCGCGGTCTCATCCTACAACTCATCACTCAAGGTTGAAGCCAAGAAAGGCGAATGGCTACCCGGATTGCCCTCTCCAACTTATCTCGACGGCAG TCTCGCAGGAGACAACGGGTTTGACCCGTTGGGACTCGCCGAGGACCCAGAGAACCTTCGTTGGTTTGTCCAGGCAGAGCTCGTTAATGGGCGGTGGGCCATGCTCGGTGTAGCCGGAATGTTGCTCCCGGAAGTCCTGACCTCGGCCGGGCTCATCAACGCCCCAAAGTGGTACGATGCTGGGAAGGCCGAGTACTTCGCCTCGTCATCAACACTCTTCGTGATCGAATTCATCCTATTCCACTACGTCGAGATCCGGAGGTGGCAAGACATCAAGAACCCAGGAAGCGTCAACCAGGACCCGATCTTCAAGAGCTACAGCTTGCCCCCGAACGAAGTCGGGTACCCGGGTGGCATCTTCAACCCCCTCAACTTCGCCCCGACGCTCGAGGCAAAAGAAAAGGAGGTTGCCAACG GGAGGCTAGCAATGCTGGCATTTTTGGGATTCATTATTCAGCACAACGTGACCGGAAAAGGGCCATTCGACAACCTGTTGCAGCATCTGTCTGATCCATGGCACAACACCATTATTCAGACATTCAATTAA